Proteins found in one Candidatus Methylomirabilis lanthanidiphila genomic segment:
- a CDS encoding membrane protein, which produces MSAHQLHDVRQKVLVVDDNPTFRELLTDLLESIGYHVLTAQDGLAGLDALHNGPFDLILVDYRMPGITGLEMTAFIRRSDTVTPIILITGDYYALAPEIVAQAGVTRVLAKPLQIQEFLKICSAEGEKKKINDTSTTRQKEINRMSRAISKPIALGVLVLALTTGCAGMSTRQQRALSGGAIGAAGGAAIGAMAGSPTTGAIVGGAVGTATGALWDDIKKSMK; this is translated from the coding sequence GTGAGCGCGCACCAGTTGCACGATGTCAGGCAAAAGGTACTCGTCGTTGATGACAATCCGACCTTCAGGGAACTCCTGACCGATCTTCTCGAATCGATAGGCTACCACGTGTTGACTGCACAAGACGGTCTGGCCGGCTTGGACGCGCTGCACAATGGTCCCTTCGATCTTATTCTGGTGGACTACCGTATGCCGGGCATAACCGGCCTCGAGATGACCGCTTTTATACGGAGGTCCGATACCGTCACCCCTATCATCCTGATCACAGGCGACTACTACGCGCTTGCCCCTGAGATAGTGGCGCAGGCCGGGGTCACAAGAGTGCTGGCGAAGCCGCTACAAATACAGGAATTCTTGAAGATATGCTCGGCGGAAGGCGAAAAGAAAAAGATAAACGATACCTCGACAACTCGACAAAAGGAGATAAACAGGATGAGTAGAGCAATATCCAAACCGATCGCATTGGGGGTACTTGTGCTCGCCCTCACCACGGGATGCGCCGGGATGTCGACGCGCCAGCAGCGCGCCCTCAGTGGAGGCGCCATCGGTGCGGCCGGTGGCGCGGCTATTGGCGCCATGGCCGGCAGCCCGACAACAGGCGCTATCGTAGGCGGTGCGGTCGGGACAGCCACAGGCGCCCTGTGGGACGATATTAAGAAATCGATGAAGTAG